In Fusarium musae strain F31 chromosome 7, whole genome shotgun sequence, a single window of DNA contains:
- a CDS encoding hypothetical protein (EggNog:ENOG41~SMCOG1103:FAD dependent oxidoreductase~antiSMASH:Cluster_7.1) has product MTNNSAKATQNGTGRQARPPSSNSTRSYWHRDPSDRLLCHRTTEELPTTADVVVIGSGITGTFAARELVTGGRSVLMLEAREACWGATGRNGGHCQPAVWDAPADVARFELGTFDLIANMVAKYNIPCDWQVTGGVHPIFSEEVLGAVKQQMERLKKYPDLQDKAILIQDNDELARKHVPEAIAAVFQPNAAKCWPYKLVAWILESLLDHHDASMFNLQTNILVDRIERGQLSWNLHTKRGQVQARHVLLATNAYTSHLVPGMSGLITPVRGQVCALEPPAGTMQLPHSYVWMKGADHQYLIHRGPEDTQERSASSADRSIIFGGERLAERLDGEEGVCNDDEINPIISQALHRCVSDALMLPLEDGNRIKAKVMDANYEWTGIMGYSSDGVPWVGRLQGSLIGHSSNEEGSGAEDMGLWISAGYTGHGMPVAARCGAAVAEMILGRSDGIEIPAAWGVSEERASAARGLATPQTLAELLSELPAE; this is encoded by the exons ATGACCAACAACTCGGCCAAGGCAACCCAGAACGGTACCGGTAGACAGGCCAGGCCGCCATCTTCCAACAGCACCCGCTCCTACTGGCACCGCGATCCATCCGACCGGTTGTTGTGTCACCGCACTACAGAAGAGCTTCCGACCACAGCCGATGTAGTTGTCATTGGTAGTGGCATCACGGGTACCTTTGCCGCACGAGAGCTTGTTACGGGAGGTCGAAGCGTCCTCATGCTCGAGGCCCGAGAGGCGTGCTGGGGTGCAACAGGGCGT AACGGAGGTCACTGTCAACCCGCTGTATGGGATGCCCCCGCTGACGTTGCCCGTTTTGAGCTTGGGACCTTTGATCTCATTGCCAATATGGTTGCAAAGTACAATATTCCATGTGACTGGCAAGTCACCGGAGGTGTGCATCCCATCTTCTCAGAAGAGGTGCTTGGAGCTGTTAAGCAGCAGATGGAGCGCCTGAAGAAATATCCAGACCTCCAGGATAAGGCCATTCTTATCCAGGACAATGACGAGCTCGCTCGAAAACATGTCCCTGAGGCTATAGCTGCAGTATTCCAGCCGAATGCTGCAAAGTGCTGGCCTTACAAACTGGTCGCATGGATTCTCGAGtctcttcttgatcatcacGATGCATCTATGTTCAATCTGCAGACGAACATCCTGGTTGATCGCATCGAACGTGGTCAGTTGTCATGGAACCTTCATACTAAGCGTGGCCAGGTACAAGCTCGACATGTGCTTCTCGCGACCAACGCGTACACGTCACATTTGGTTCCTGGAATGTCGGGCCTCATCACGCCCGTGCGAGGACAAGTCTGTGCACTCGAGCCCCCCGCAGGCACCATGCAGCTCCCGCATAGCTACGTTTGGATGAAGGGCGCCGACCACCAATACTTGATTCACCGTGGGCCAGAGGATACCCAAGAGAGGTCCGCGAGCTCAGCGGATAGGTCAATCATATTTGGCGGTGAGCGACTGGCAGAGCGGCTTGATGGAGAGGAAGGTGTATGCAATGATGACGAGATCAACCCGATCATCAGTCAGGCTCTACATAGGTGCGTCAGTGATGCACTCATGCTACCTCTTGAGGATGGCAATCGCATCAAAGCCAAGGTAATGGATGCCAACTACGAATGGACGGGGATCATGGGCTATTCGAGTGATGGCGTGCCTTGGGTTGGTCGCCTACAGGGATCTTTGATTGGTCATTCCAGTAACGAGGAGGGATCTGGGGCTGAGGATATGGGGCTATGGATCAGTGCGGGATATACAGGGCACGGCATGCCGGTGGCGGCAAGATGTGGAGCTGCAGTCGCAGAGATGATACTAGGCAGATCAGATGGTATTGAGATCCCTGCTGCATGGGGGGTGAGTGAAGAAAGGGCTTCAGCGGCGCGAGGGTTGGCGACCCCCCAAACACTGGCAGAGCTTCTAAGCGAACTGCCAGCCGAATAG
- a CDS encoding putative secondary metabolism biosynthetic enzyme (EggNog:ENOG41~antiSMASH:Cluster_7.1) — protein METNPETIQPAVSQEDEAVAVFLIHDGGGTIFSYHCLAPLHRPVYGIYNPNFSSGEPFDGGLCDMARFYVDLVVEAVGKNDFPKRYDADGNIQIILGGWSMGGHLSLEMAHQLDSKDTDIKVIGILMIDTVYPQKQSNGTPRKTVSQEDVEGQDPSRILADRAMADANRMIDAWTPPVWNGDSAERRPRITLLRAKESVPLDRDGTMHLGRKERNLGWDTYENDLFFNVADIEGNHFEIFAFRYLDGISDTMKAALDALENAALKD, from the coding sequence ATGGAAACTAACCCCGAAACCATCCAGCCTGCAGTCTCGCAAGAGGACGAAGCTGTCGCAGTCTTTCTCATCCATGACGGTGGTGGTACAATATTTTCTTACCATTGTCTGGCCCCTCTTCATCGCCCCGTTTATGGGATTTACAACCCGAACTTTAGCAGTGGAGAGCCTTTTGACGGTGGACTCTGCGATATGGCTCGATTCTACGTTGACTTGGTCGTTGAAGCGGTGGGCAAGAATGACTTCCCTAAGCGATACGATGCCGACGGGAATATTCAAATTATCCTTGGTGGCTGGAGCATGGGTGGCCACTTGAGCCTGGAGATGGCACATCAACTGGATAGCAAAGACACTGACATCAAAGTCATTGGCATCCTCATGATCGACACCGTTTACCCCCAGAAGCAATCGAACGGAACCCCCCGAAAGACAGTAAGCCaggaagatgttgagggACAAGATCCGTCTCGCATTCTTGCCGACCGCGCCATGGCGGATGCGAACCGCATGATAGATGCATGGACGCCCCCAGTTTGGAACGGAGACTCTGCAGAGCGCCGACCACGGATCACCCTGCTCCGGGCTAAGGAATCTGTACCCCTAGACAGGGACGGAACTATGCACTTGGGTCGCAAGGAGCGGAACCTGGGATGGGACACGTACGAGAATGATTTGTTTTTCAATGTGGCAGATATCGAAGGGAATCATTTTGAGATATTTGCATTCAGATACCTCGACGGTATTTCAGACACGATGAAAGCGGCTTTGGATGCTCTGGAGAATGCCGCTTTGAAGGATTGA
- a CDS encoding hypothetical protein (EggNog:ENOG41~SMCOG1092:hypothetical protein~antiSMASH:Cluster_7.1): MTGAQVGEFLESYARHFDLEKHIRFETTVRKILRDKADKAWNVHIIRPDGRDQILKFDKVVVGSGSESIPSWPPMPGRKIFQGTVIHGQSYRKHASKVYQSYRRGRIIISRYDDNGVPTDLTPWTSLQFKYMTEHKVPWIANRLANSLTEDTMFRDMARYDLDTSLSESQKYKRAQERIRGEWRLIPHANMEFTHPAVQDDFMGALYSGAVAPVHGFRAFVGENSVLLGDGSTVDVDAVIFCTGYNLDYSLMPELEMDGACGVPLTTAGQANKMNDPRVPQEVSLPRLHHMIFPPKWASSVAFLSWISALETAWCVCELASMAVTQIWAAETSIQQGSPAPPRGYRKLAQLPSVADMNASVDDYHTWWRLGRTKEPSAHAGLIRPYPFYRFLHDMAGTGMYENAGPKFSLRNLKLRFTDRSLYNCLARGPPSSHIWRVFNTNPRGIPGCGRRAWPQARQMVEDAFHDYEEFLQKTKHSA; this comes from the exons ATGACTGGCGCACAGGTTGGAGAGTTCTTGGAATCGTATGCCCGTCATTTTGATCTTGAAAAGCATATCCGTTTCGAAACAACTGTCCGCAAGATACTTCGTGACAAGGCAGACAAGGCATGGAACGTCCATATCATCAGGCCTGACGGGCGCGATCAAATTCTAAAGTTTGACAAGGTTGTTGTCGGCTCTGGATCCGAAAGCATTCCGTCATGGCCTCCAATGCCGGGGAGAAAGATCTTCCAAGGAACTGTCATTCATGGCCAGAGCTATCGCAA GCATGCGTCCAAGGTGTACCAGTCCTATCGCCGCGGTCGAATCATTATCTCACGATACGACGACAATGGCGTGCCCACGGACCTGACTCCCTGGACTTCTCTACAGTTCAAGTACATGACAGAGCATAAGGTGCCATGGATTGCCAATCGTTTGGCTAACAGCCTCACGGAAGATACCATGTTTCGAGACATGGCACGTTACGATCTTGACACCAGCTTATCGGAGAGCCAAAAATACAAACGCGCCCAAGAGAGAATCAGGGGAGAATGGCGTCTGATTCCACACGCCAACATGGAGTTCACGCATCCTGCTGTGCAAGACGACTTCATGGGAGCACTCTACTCAGGCGCTGTTGCTCCTGTACACGGGTTCAGGGCTTTTGTAGGCGAGAACAGTGTGCTTCTCGGCGACGGATCTACGGTCGACGTTGATGCTGTCATCTTCTGTACCGGCTACAACCTTGACTACAGCCTCATGCCAGAGCTAGAAATGGATGGCGCTTGTGGCGTGCCCCTGACAACAGCTGGTCAAGCAAACAAGATGAATGACCCTCGCGTACCCCAGGAGGTTTCCCTTCCGCGACTACACCACATGATTTTCCCGCCAAAGTGGGCTTCATCTGTTGCCTTTCTCAGCTGGATCTCAGCTTTGGAGACAGCATGGTGCGTTTGCGAACTGGCGTCGATGGCTGTGACCCAGATCTGGGCGGCTGAGACTTCTATCCAACAAGGATCTCCAGCACCGCCACGCGGGTACAGAAAGCTCGCGCAGCTTCCAAGCGTGGCTGATATGAATGCCTCGGTTGACGATTATCATACTTGGTGGCGTCTCGGACGCACCAAGGAGCCATCAGCACATGCTGGTCTGATCCGTCCGTATCCTTTCTACCGGTTTTTGCACGACATGGCTGGCACTGGCATGTACGAAAATGCTGGTCCCAAGTTCAGTCTGCGCAACTTGAAGCTACGGTTCACGGACAGAAGTCTCTACAACTGTCTCGCTCGGGGTCCGCCCAGTAGCCACATATGGCGTGTGTTCAACACAAACCCGAGGGGAATCCCCGGTTGCGGGAGACGAGCATGGCCTCAAGCCAGACAGATGGTTGAAGATGCG TTTCACGATTACGAGGAGTTTCTGCAGAAGACAAAGCACTcggcttaa
- a CDS encoding putative secondary metabolism biosynthetic enzyme (antiSMASH:Cluster_7.1~SMCOG1019:aminotransferase), with translation MKYERMAIEKEAPEEVGAIIKYNLSESAIADQTLESLGIVIPSQSILTYTEHKGSHHVRSVVARASGGTITPEDVLVTAGASTALFIINTALIGPGDHAIVTRPNYATNLEIPRSIGCDISFIDLEFESQFRLETDRIATAIRPGITKLISICSPNNPTGTMCTLAELKRLASLAKENNCYLLIDETYADLVDYTSDDVDPSPRGACLGDHVVTVSSMSKAYGVPGIRVGWLTTTNPILQEMFLAAKEQISISGSVLDELIAEQILSRRDTLLPSTIAEMRHRRDFVAGWVHKHNDLVDWVRPDAGVMCFIKIKKEPKGGIEAFYKRLLDDYGVYIGRGTWFERDDCFFRLGYGWPTFEQLKEGLDKISEALTA, from the coding sequence ATGAAGTACGAACGTATGGCCATCGAGAAAGAGGCCCCCGAGGAGGTAGGCGCCATTATCAAGTACAACTTATCCGAGAGTGCCATTGCGGACCAGACGCTTGAGTCCCTGGGTATTGTGATTCCCAGTCAGTCTATCCTGACATACACAGAGCACAAAGGAAGCCATCATGTACGTTCTGTCGTCGCTCGAGCTTCCGGCGGAACCATCACCCCCGAGGATGTACTTGTTACCGCGGGGGCCTCAACTGCCCtgttcatcatcaatacGGCGCTCATTGGGCCTGGAGACCATGCCATTGTGACACGGCCCAACTACGCCACTAATCTCGAGATCCCGCGGTCAATTGGCTGTGATATTTCTTTCATTGACCTCGAATTTGAATCGCAATTCCGCCTGGAAACAGACCGTATTGCTACCGCCATTCGCCCCGGCATCACAAAGCTTATCAGCATCTGCTCCCCAAATAACCCGACCGGAACAATGTGCACGCTCGCGGAACTGAAGCGACTTGCTTCGCTGGCCAAAGAAAACAATTGCTACCTGCTCATAGACGAGACATATGCAGATCTCGTCGACTACACTTCCGACGATGTGGACCCATCCCCAAGGGGAGCATGCCTCGGAGACCACGTTGTCACAGTATCATCCATGTCCAAAGCCTACGGCGTACCGGGGATCCGAGTTGGATGGCTTACTACTACCAACCCCATCCTGCAAGAGATGTTCCTCGCCGCCAAAGAGCAGATCAGCATCAGTGGGAGTGTGCTGGACGAACTCATCGCCGAGCAGATTCTCTCTCGTCGAGACACACTCCTTCCCTCCACCATTGCGGAAATGCGCCACCGAAGGGACTTTGTAGCGGGGTGGGTGCACAAGCACAATGACTTGGTGGACTGGGTGAGGCCCGATGCCGGCGTCATGtgcttcatcaagatcaagaaagagCCCAAGGGCGGTATTGAAGCGTTCTACAAACGCCTTCTCGATGATTACGGTGTTTACATTGGCCGTGGTACCTGGTTCGAGAGGGATGATTGCTTTTTCCGGCTTGGTTATGGGTGGCCCACGTTTGAGCAGCTCAAGGAGGGGCTGGACAAGATCTCAGAGGCGCTGACGGCATAA
- a CDS encoding NRPS protein (antiSMASH:Cluster_7.1~SMCOG1127:condensation domain-containing protein) — MGSLGTSQPAIEWHAVLKGDTDPHSASSMAHTATDGVVDYEFSPFLGHISDIALSSLILSSWGLVVSRQFGSDDAVMFDAALRSGTNGGMVVVPLSVDTTGEKTIFEYLLSVQRQHEDASGQLEVNGLDGPATNGLKALIVIHSSDNTSKRFSALQMQDLSEKYPFIVDLHLSTQGLHGKASFSTALFKPSLVKALFQRLDHTIHRLSDANAESKLAEVEIVTPEDLKMIWRWNLHVPEQINRCVHDIFTGIAASQPDAQAVCSWDGKLTYGELDRLSTALADKLLSSGVQAGTIVPLCFHKSMWTIVALLGVLKAGGAFLLLDPSLPEKRLQYMVQTVNPNLILASKSNHDLGSRLAEAVFILEPQALEEHAQNSNWQPVQQSPTSLMYVIFTSGSTGIPKCAMISHANASSAFHHQSEVLRFDTKSRILDFSSYSFTTTISNVFGALLLGGCLCVPSEDDRRNRLAEVIRSLEVNIVDLTPSVMQFLDPDEVPDLQVIIFGGEAISTREIARWWGKVHIIHLYGQSECTSNAVINGHPTSMDDVLRIGRGSGLNTWIVDPENHNKLQPVGYIGELLLEGPLVGCGYMNQPEETAAAFINDPDWLLKGDASGSAVSEIPGRHGRLYRTGDLVQYSENGTLRFFGRKDAQVKIRGQRVELGEVEHWLKKLSGVNRAVAEVITPRGTGASPTLVAFLEGETADGAQAVGSRLPAELEAKLTRHLPVYMIPATLFTMHSIPETATGKVNRRELRQIAASMSAEQLAKLRTSAGPKQQPASELQRTMQLLWSRVLKMEPAHIGLDDSFFHLGGDSVAAIKLVSEARKARIKLEVADIIRHPILHDLVDTSVHHLGQVCETIPPFALLEKSVDVRSFLDDVASRHDIDPTKVQDAYPCTPLQEGLISLASARPGACVEQSVLELAPHISDNDIHAAWSKVVRVMPILRTRFVHHDTFGIIQIVLDDNIHWGNFTGLDEYLEADRRNTMDLGQPFTRFALIKENTSTNRCLVWTAHHALYDGWSIGLIKDAVLDALRGVPVEPGPQFQSFIQHIRYQDPQKVAEYWKRVLHDCDSVPFPILPPSIDQPVADMVVQHDFSHLKRLSKGITTTALIHAAWALIIGRINSSDEAVFGVTTSGRNAPVDRIEAIVAPTFATIPLRVNLSRSQKVSDYLNTIHQHSADVVAFEQAGLHNIARMSPGCKNACMFQSLLVIQQERSGSTGHDDALGVWKTLSQHRWLNTYALMLEIRIGAEDIHINASFDQRVIEPPMVRGLLSHLEYAVQQLDNAYDSAATLEQVDITTPDDLDLLWTWNAQYPALYEQCVHEIIRQRVTAQPNAPAICAWDGGLTYMQLDLLTTKIGHHLVERGIQPNTLIPLCFEKSMWTAVAMLSVLKAGAGFALLESSLPEERLRTMVDQLEADVIISSSSNSVLSSRLCKTVIEIGSDVASSRDSEPGEISSQTPSNIMFAVFTSGTTGKPKCVALTHSNFCSMLKHQCELLGFHDKIRVFDFAAYSFDIAVHNVFATLASGGCLCVPSDKERWGNLTKAMADMRATVADLTPSVARLIDPTGVPCLETLILAGEAVTKDDVTRWWGHVRVINAYGPAECQISTINADASTPADTTRIGKGAGLLTWVVDQHDHDILVPPGYIGELLLEGPLVSRGYLGNPQQTAAKFIQDPKWLLDGRNGQSGRRGRMYKTGDLVRFSHDGSLSYVGRKDTQVKIRGQRVELGEIELYVQRCMAEVTTVIAEVILPRGETPSPMLVIFVEATEGTMLNKEISSPAASILPVPLEIDLKLSKRLSRHMRPSAFISMAKLPTTSTGKTDRRELQRVGATFSVQDLVRKQTSARDPRQPTSDAERKMQGIWANVLNVNPDMIGLDDDFFQLGGDSIAALKVVRKAREAGINMTVMDIFNQPTLSPQLGTDST; from the coding sequence ATGGGTTCACTCGGCACAAGCCAGCCTGCAATTGAGTGGCATGCTGTGCTGAAAGGAGATACCGATCCGCACTCAGCCTCGTCCATGGCGCATACAGCAACTGACGGTGTCGTGGATTATGAATTCTCACCATTTCTTGGGCATATCTCTGACATTGCACTGTCGTCCTTGATCCTCTCTTCATGGGGATTAGTCGTCAGCCGACAGTTTGGTTCTGACGACGCTGTGATGTTTGATGCTGCTCTGCGGAGCGGGACAAACGGAGGCATGGTTGTTGTACCGCTCAGCGTTGATACCACAGGCGAAAAGACTATTTTTGAATACCTTCTATCTGTGCAGCGGCAGCATGAAGACGCGAGCGGACAGTTGGAGGTGAATGGCCTGGATGGGCCTGCAACCAACGGACTCAAAGCACTGATtgtcattcattcatcagaCAATACCTCGAAACGCTTTTCCGCACTCCAGATGCAAGATCTGTCAGAAAAGTATCCTTTCATCGTTGATCTGCATCTAAGCACCCAAGGACTCCATGGCAAAGCTAGCTTCTCGACGGCTCTGTTCAAACCCTCTTTGGTCAAAGCTTTATTCCAGCGTCTTGACCATACGATACACCGGCTTTCTGATGCCAATGCCGAAAGCAAACTGGCGGAAGTAGAAATAGTCACGCCTGAAGATCTCAAAATGATCTGGCGCTGGAACCTTCACGTTCCTGAGCAGATCAACCGCTGTGTTCATGACATCTTCACAGGCATTGCCGCTTCTCAGCCTGACGCGCAGGCAGTCTGTTCATGGGATGGTAAGCTGACATATGGTGAGCTCGATAGGCTTTCTACGGCCTTGGCTGACAAGCTTTTATCCTCTGGTGTGCAAGCCGGCACCATAGTGCCGTTGTGCTTCCACAAATCTATGTGGACAATAGTTGCTTTACTCGGTGTTCTAAAGGCTGGAGGAGCCTTTCTACTCCTGGACCCATCACTTCCAGAGAAACGGCTCCAATACATGGTCCAGACTGTCAACCCAAACCTGATATTGGCCTCCAAGTCTAATCACGACCTGGGATCACGACTTGCTGAAGcagtcttcatcctcgaacCACAGGCCTTGGAAGAGCACGCTCAAAACTCGAACTGGCAGCCAGTTCAGCAGAGCCCGACATCCCTGATGTACGTGATTTTCACCTCTGGAAGCACGGGGATACCAAAATGTGCTATGATCTCGCACGCCAACGCCTCTTCAGCATTTCATCACCAGTCTGAAGTCCTGAGGTTCGACACCAAGTCCAGAATTCTCGACTTCTCCTCATATAGCTTCACCACAACTATCAGCAATGTCTTTGGGGCCCTGCTTCTTGGCGGCTGTCTCTGTGTTCCGAGTGAAGACGATCGGCGAAACAGACTGGCCGAGGTCATCAGGTCTCTTGAGGTCAACATTGTAGACCTGACACCATCTGTTATGCAGTTTCTGGATCCTGATGAAGTGCCTGACCTGCAGGtcatcatctttggtggtgaagcTATATCTACAAGAGAGATTGCTCGATGGTGGGGCAAAGTGCACATTATCCACTTGTACGGCCAGAGTGAGTGCACTTCAAATGCGGTCATCAATGGGCATCCTACCAGCATGGATGACGTTCTCCGCATTGGTAGAGGATCAGGTTTGAACACCTGGATCGTGGATCCAGAGAACCACAATAAGCTGCAGCCTGTTGGATACATTGGTGAGCTGTTGCTTGAGGGGCCACTCGTGGGATGTGGCTATATGAACCAGCCCGAGGAAACTGCAGCGGCTTTCATAAATGATCCCGACTGGCTTCTCAAAGGAGATGCGAGTGGTTCGGCGGTATCTGAAATCCCTGGGAGGCATGGCCGCTTGTATAGAACGGGGGACCTCGTTCAGTACAGCGAGAACGGAACCCTTAGGTTCTTTGGACGCAAAGATGCACAAGTCAAGATCAGAGGCCAAAGGGTTGAACTCGGAGAGGTTGAGCATtggctcaagaagctctcagGTGTAAACCGAGCCGTGGCCGAAGTCATAACACCACGAGGAACTGGTGCAAGTCCGACTTTGGTGGCATTTCTGGAGGGGGAGACGGCCGATGGTGCACAAGCTGTTGGCTCTCGTTTGCCTGCCGAACTAGAGGCCAAGCTCACTCGGCATCTTCCAGTTTATATGATACCAGCCACCCTTTTCACCATGCATTCTATCCCCGAAACGGCTACTGGGAAAGTGAACCGTAGAGAACTGCGTCAGATAGCCGCCTCTATGTCGGCCGAGCAGCTCGCTAAACTACGAACATCGGCCGGACCCAAACAGCAGCCGGCTTCTGAACTGCAACGGACTATGCAACTGTTATGGAGCCGAGTGCTCAAGATGGAGCCTGCTCATATTGGACTAGATGACAGTTTCTTCCATCTTGGAGGTGATAGTGTTGCCGCTATTAAATTGGTTAGCGAGGCACGCAAGGCTCGTATCAAGCTGGAAGTTGCAGATATCATTCGACACCCAATCCTTCACGATTTGGTTGATACGAGTGTGCATCACCTCGGCCAAGTCTGTGAAACAATCCCACCTTTCGCTCTCCTGGAGAAATCAGTTGATGTCAGATCGTTCCTTGACGACGTCGCTAGCCGTCATGACATAGATCCAACCAAGGTCCAAGATGCATACCCATGCACCCCCTTGCAAGAAGGCTTGATATCTCTGGCATCGGCAAGACCAGGCGCATGTGTAGAGCAATCTGTGCTCGAATTAGCGCCGCACATCTCAGACAATGACATTCACGCTGCATGGTCAAAGGTTGTTCGCGTGATGCCCATTTTACGTACCAGGTTTGTGCACCACGACACCTTTGGCATAATCCAGATTGTTCTTGACGACAATATTCATTGGGGCAACTTTACGGGTCTGGATGAGTATCTTGAAGCTGATAGAAGAAACACCATGGACCTTGGCCAACCATTCACTCGCTTTGCCTTGATCAAAGAGAATACGAGCACAAACAGATGCCTCGTTTGGACGGCGCATCATGCTCTCTACGACGGATGGTCAATTGGGTTAATCAAAGACGCAGTCCTAGACGCACTTCGAGGGGTACCGGTCGAGCCAGGGCCTCAATTCCAGTCCTTCATTCAGCACATCAGGTACCAGGATCCCCAGAAGGTGGCTGAGTACTGGAAGCGCGTTCTACATGACTGTGACTCCGTACCATTCCCGATCCTACCGCCGTCGATAGACCAACCAGTGGCAGACATGGTGGTGCAGCACGACTTTTCGCATCTCAAGCGGCTCTCCAAGGGCATCACAACCACGGCTCTGATCCACGCAGCATGGGCCTTGATTATAGGACGCATCAACAGTTCAGATGAGGCAGTTTTCGGCGTCACAACGTCGGGAAGAAATGCTCCGGTAGACAGAATAGAAGCTATCGTGGCCCCAACCTTTGCGACAATTCCACTTCGCGTCAACCTGTCACGTTCCCAAAAAGTATCGGATTATCTGAACACCATCCACCAACATTCAGCCGACGTGGTGGCTTTTGAACAAGCAGGACTTCACAACATTGCAAGGATGTCACCTGGGTGCAAGAATGCATGCATGTTTCAATCACTTCTCGTCATTCAACAAGAAAGGTCTGGTAGCactggccatgatgatgcgcTAGGTGTTTGGAAGACACTGTCTCAGCATCGCTGGCTCAACACGTATGCCCTCATGCTTGAGATACGCATTGGTGCAGAGGATATCCACATAAATGCCAGTTTTGATCAAAGAGTGATTGAACCGCCAATGGTTCGTGGGTTGTTGAGCCATCTCGAGTATGCAGTGCAGCAACTTGACAATGCTTATGACTCGGCCGCGACGTTGGAGCAAGTCGATATAACAACACCCGATGACCTGGACCTGCTGTGGACTTGGAATGCTCAGTATCCTGCGTTATATGAGCAGTGCGTCCATGAAATCATCCGACAACGCGTCACAGCCCAGCCTAACGCGCCAGCGATATGCGCTTGGGACGGCGGGCTTACGTACATGCAATTAGACTTGCTCACCACAAAGATTGGCCACCATCTCGTCGAACGCGGTATACAACCCAATACTCTGATTCCACTATGCTTTGAAAAGTCAATGTGGACAGCTGTGGCCATGCTATCGGTTCTTAAGGCTGGCGCAGGCTTTGCACTCCTAGAGTCCAGCCTACCAGAAGAGCGCCTCCGCACTATGGTCGATCAATTGGAGGCAGACGTGATCATATCTTCGTCCTCAAATTCTGTGCTAAGCTCACGATTGTGTAAAACAGTCATTGAAATTGGGTCAGACGTGGCCTCATCTCGGGACTCTGAACCTGGCGAGATAAGCTCGCAAACCCCTTCTAATATAATGTTTGCAGTGTTCACATCGGGCACCACAGGAAAGCCCAAATGCGTGGCGCTGACACATAGCAACTTTTGCTCTATGCTGAAACATCAGTGCGAGCTTCTGGGATTCCACGATAAAATCAGAGTGTTCGACTTTGCCGCCTATTCCTTTGATATTGCTGTACATAATGTCTTTGCTACTCTTGCCTCGGGCGGCTGCCTATGTGTTCCCTCGGACAAGGAGCGTTGGGGGAATCTTACCAAGGCTATGGCGGATATGAGGGCCACTGTTGCTGATTTGACCCCCTCCGTAGCGCGTCTCATCGACCCAACTGGTGTTCCTTGTCTTGAAACGCTCATCCTAGCTGGAGAGGCTGTAACAAAAGACGATGTCACTCGTTGGTGGGGTCATGTGAGAGTTATCAATGCCTACGGGCCTGCAGAGTGTCAAATCAGCACCATCAATGCGGATGCATCGACGCCAGCCGATACAACCAGAATAGGAAAGGGAGCTGGGTTGTTGACCTGGGTAGTAGACCAGCATGACCACGATATCTTGGTACCTCCGGGCTACATTGGTGAACTCCTTCTTGAAGGCCCTCTTGTTAGCCGCGGCTACCTTGGTAACCCACAGCAAACCGCAGCTAAATTTATCCAAGACCCGAAATGGCTCCTAGATGGCAGGAATGGTCAATCAGGTCGCCGTGGAAGAATGTACAAGACAGGCGACCTGGTACgattcagccatgatggaagcTTATCTTACGTTGGGAGAAAGGACACACAAGTCAAGATTCGTGGACAGCGAGTTGAACTCGGAGAGATTGAGCTTTACGTCCAAAGATGCATGGCAGAGGTGACAACAGTAATTGCCGAGGTCATCTTACCCCGCGGGGAGACACCAAGTCCTATGTTAGTCATTTTCGTCGAAGCGACCGAGGGAACCATGTTGAATAAGGAGATTTCTAGTCCTGCTGCCAGCATTCTCCCTGTTCCTTTAGAGATAGACCTCAAGCTGTCCAAGCGCCTGTCTAGGCATATGAGGCCCAGTGCCTTCATCTCCATGGCAAAGCTACCTACAACGAGTACGGGCAAGACAGACCGCCGAGAGCTACAGAGAGTCGGAGCAACTTTCTCGGTCCAAGACTTAGTGAGAAAGCAAACTTCGGCACGCGACCCGAGGCAGCCTACCTCGGATGCCGAGCGGAAAATGCAGGGAATCTGGGCTAATGTTCTAAATGTGAATCCGGACATGATCGGATTAGATGATGACTTTTTTCAACTTGGAGGTGATTCAATTGCTGCGCTCAAGGTTGTCAGAAAGGCTCGGGAGGCTGGGATAAACATGACCGTCATGGATATCTTTAACCAGCCAACACTATCTCCTCAGCTAGGTACAGATTCTACCTGA